The proteins below come from a single Rhizobium tropici CIAT 899 genomic window:
- a CDS encoding peroxiredoxin-like family protein: protein MQENHSERPLQPGDRAPNVVLDAITRQGKIAIDDFRGQKPVLVGLFRGLHCPFCRRQIAAMSELSGALQEKGIDSLTVVNTPIERARLYFRFHPLPNLLAASDPERVSHKAFGLPNVQFTEDETDWPRKVGISAVRSMRIDMPGELPEPMDPMAATEFLDKADGYEFTQDDKQMIATGEGQLVGEFLLDRDGVIRWCFTEAEEAGRHMFGIPAPREVMSAASNMAV from the coding sequence ATGCAGGAGAACCACAGCGAAAGACCATTGCAGCCGGGAGATCGTGCGCCGAATGTCGTGCTGGACGCGATTACTCGCCAGGGCAAGATCGCAATCGACGATTTTCGTGGTCAAAAGCCCGTGCTCGTCGGATTGTTCCGCGGGCTGCATTGTCCCTTCTGCCGCCGGCAGATCGCCGCCATGTCCGAACTCTCAGGCGCTTTGCAGGAGAAAGGCATCGATAGCCTGACCGTCGTCAACACGCCAATCGAACGCGCCCGGCTCTATTTCCGGTTTCATCCGCTTCCCAATCTGTTGGCCGCTTCTGATCCGGAGCGGGTATCGCACAAGGCCTTCGGCCTGCCGAATGTCCAGTTCACCGAAGATGAGACCGACTGGCCGCGCAAGGTCGGCATCAGCGCCGTGCGGTCGATGCGTATCGACATGCCGGGCGAACTTCCCGAGCCGATGGATCCGATGGCAGCGACAGAATTCCTCGACAAGGCAGACGGATATGAATTCACGCAGGACGACAAGCAGATGATTGCCACCGGCGAAGGCCAGCTCGTCGGCGAATTCCTGCTTGATCGGGATGGCGTCATCCGCTGGTGTTTCACCGAAGCTGAAGAGGCCGGTCGTCATATGTTCGGCATTCCCGCACCGCGGGAAGTGATGTCGGCGGCGTCGAATATGGCTGTTTGA
- a CDS encoding superoxide dismutase family protein produces the protein MKRIMIVAILALAAAAPAAAQTQSQNTATADFVGLDGKQAGRATLTEGKKGVLIELEVSGMPANRWVAFHIHENSRCEHTHGFESAGGHFNPTKAEHGFLAASGPHAGDMPNQYVDQDGKLRAQVFNGMVSLNGKDGIRGRTLMIHAESDDYRSQPVGGAGKRLACAVIQ, from the coding sequence ATGAAGCGGATAATGATCGTTGCAATTCTCGCTCTTGCCGCAGCCGCGCCCGCGGCAGCACAAACCCAAAGTCAAAATACCGCTACTGCCGATTTTGTCGGCCTCGACGGTAAGCAGGCCGGTCGGGCGACGTTGACTGAAGGTAAAAAGGGCGTGCTCATCGAATTGGAAGTGTCCGGCATGCCCGCCAATCGCTGGGTCGCCTTCCATATCCATGAGAATAGCCGGTGCGAGCATACGCACGGCTTCGAGTCCGCCGGCGGGCATTTCAATCCCACAAAGGCGGAACACGGCTTTCTGGCCGCCAGCGGGCCGCATGCGGGCGATATGCCCAACCAGTATGTCGATCAGGATGGCAAGCTGCGCGCCCAGGTCTTCAACGGCATGGTATCGCTGAACGGCAAAGACGGCATTCGCGGCCGCACGCTGATGATCCATGCGGAGTCCGACGATTACCGCAGCCAGCCTGTGGGCGGTGCCGGCAAGCGTCTGGCATGTGCCGTTATTCAATAG
- a CDS encoding MOSC domain-containing protein translates to MRVSDLFIYPLKSARGIAIPSAAVDAFGLAGDRRAMLVDPSGNFITQRELQALARIDIQPAPSHLRLKMEDKPDIIVPPPHPDNRMDIVVWKSAVNASVADEDTNKALSAWMGREVKMVFFDRLAKRIASPEWAGEDAPVTFSDGYQILVTTTGSLKALNADLANHGEGAVGMERFRPNIVIDIDEEWPEDRWAAIEIGGIRLDLVKPCSRCIMTTQDQQTGSRDVPNPMPAMGRIRMSADRRVPGPLFGWNAVPRGEGSVKIGDAVTVLEERPEGWALKRR, encoded by the coding sequence ATGCGCGTCAGCGATCTTTTCATCTATCCCCTCAAGAGCGCCCGCGGCATCGCCATTCCGTCGGCCGCCGTCGATGCTTTCGGTCTCGCCGGCGACCGCCGCGCCATGCTGGTCGATCCCTCGGGCAACTTCATCACCCAACGCGAATTGCAGGCACTGGCCCGGATCGACATCCAGCCGGCGCCTTCCCATCTGCGCCTGAAGATGGAGGACAAACCCGACATCATCGTCCCGCCGCCACACCCCGACAACCGCATGGACATCGTCGTCTGGAAATCAGCCGTCAACGCGTCCGTCGCGGATGAGGACACCAACAAGGCGCTGTCGGCATGGATGGGCCGCGAAGTCAAAATGGTCTTCTTCGACAGGCTCGCGAAGCGCATCGCCAGCCCGGAATGGGCGGGCGAGGACGCGCCTGTTACGTTTTCCGATGGCTACCAGATTCTGGTCACCACCACCGGCTCGCTGAAAGCGCTTAACGCCGATCTCGCCAATCACGGCGAAGGCGCGGTCGGCATGGAGCGCTTCCGCCCGAATATAGTCATCGATATTGACGAGGAGTGGCCGGAAGATCGCTGGGCGGCAATCGAGATCGGCGGCATTCGCCTCGATCTCGTCAAGCCTTGCTCTCGTTGCATCATGACGACGCAGGACCAGCAGACCGGCTCGCGCGATGTGCCCAATCCAATGCCCGCCATGGGCCGCATCCGCATGTCGGCCGACCGCCGCGTCCCCGGCCCGCTCTTCGGCTGGAATGCCGTGCCGCGCGGTGAAGGCTCGGTGAAGATCGGCGATGCTGTGACGGTGCTTGAGGAACGGCCGGAGGGCTGGGCGCTCAAGCGGCGATAG
- a CDS encoding response regulator produces MGQTIHSIRADDWRRRDRCGTFYGLRQLAHTCRDGADMTFQRVLILEDNLIIAMETEEILRLVGIQQIEIASNLEQAVNAIHSEHYDFAMLDVNLGESTSFGFARLLMERGISFGFVSGYSDTLDFPADLRHVPLLNKPFDEQSMRLFVEALAGGSSLAM; encoded by the coding sequence ATGGGGCAAACCATCCATTCAATACGGGCCGATGATTGGCGCCGGAGGGATAGATGCGGGACTTTTTACGGGCTGCGCCAACTGGCGCATACGTGCAGGGATGGCGCTGATATGACGTTTCAGCGCGTGCTTATATTGGAAGATAATCTCATTATTGCAATGGAGACTGAGGAAATCCTTCGTCTTGTAGGTATCCAGCAGATTGAGATTGCTTCGAATCTGGAACAGGCGGTCAACGCGATTCATTCCGAACATTATGATTTTGCGATGCTTGACGTGAATCTCGGGGAGTCGACGAGCTTCGGCTTTGCCAGATTGCTGATGGAACGCGGCATTTCCTTCGGCTTCGTCAGCGGTTATTCCGATACGCTCGATTTTCCGGCCGATCTGCGGCATGTGCCGCTTTTGAACAAGCCCTTCGACGAGCAATCCATGCGTCTCTTTGTCGAGGCCCTGGCCGGCGGCTCCTCTCTTGCCATGTGA
- a CDS encoding adenylate/guanylate cyclase domain-containing protein — MECAGCGFDIQSGFAFCPRCGARQPISCAACGYPCQPDFAFCPRCGAATADKAQSVAKPAIKTAPAKSEDDADRRPVTVLFADLCGFTTLSEQIDPEVMRMLQNELFEEMTQAVEAYGGFVDKFVGDALLALFGAPVAHEDDPVRALNAALDMIERATQVGERWQSRAGVPLRLHIGINSGPVVTGGFGAVSTKSYSVTGDTVNTAQRLQSMAGENDILVGPLTCRLTRHAFAFDSLGAQALRGKSGNVLVHRLTGPLEAPHAARGLESFGLQAPMIGRDAELSRLLTCLDLARGGAAQLVRLIGEAGIGKSRLVNEFIGIAGDTARFPGLAIRKATCSPLGEQSYGTLAAVVRSAYGIGERDNLDRMRQLLATGFRALDLTQEDIDGLLPLFLHVLGLGDPGGALRHIEPEQLRRQIFYAVRTVFERRLAQGPLLLVIEDLHWADAASLEVLRFMMDRLERSRLMLLAIYRPTSQIDPLDSNRVSVTVQRLGPLAAADGRKLLAAFFGESHGRLPVAMCQRILDRAGGNPLFIEEILRGLIDMGRLQNDGQRWRIAAEDTDVDIPVNLQTLLLARVDRLPQEIRRLAQEAAVVGPKFDTALLHTIATDPAAIDAALDYLCDADIIEELRGPDAGASPTYRFSQSLLHDVIYHNLLLQRRMELHHRIGRALERQYGSTPDRPEHLAQLGHHFSLTTEKAKGAAYLMAAGDLARKTYANDDAMRLYRQALATFANEPKVTPEQSALLERLADLYGPAGRRDAALDHYQRALAIHRTGDDRMAAARILRKIGRLHLDAGRRDQAEAHCAEAEAMIAMVDAPVEHAHLLQERGHLAFRMGDQAAAAEWATQALQRLEMLPIDGTTEAGREAARAMAEALNTKGVALARLGRRRDAVQEVERSLTVAEKADLQSAACRAYSNLGVLYTIVDPAHAIKICRQGLEVATRIGDLGFQARLLANLAVSCCTFTDRCAVEGVPAAEKAVEIDQALDQRDHLSVPLIVLGQIHQCHGQPKLARKYYEEALEVAKEIDEPQLLFPCYDGLATLSLEHDDLAEAERFFTLAQDVCMRHNLDPGTLVVLPFLD, encoded by the coding sequence ATGGAGTGCGCCGGCTGCGGTTTCGATATTCAGAGCGGCTTTGCTTTCTGTCCGCGATGCGGGGCAAGGCAACCTATTTCGTGTGCCGCGTGCGGCTATCCCTGCCAGCCTGACTTTGCCTTCTGCCCCCGATGCGGCGCTGCGACTGCCGACAAGGCCCAATCCGTAGCCAAGCCGGCCATCAAGACTGCGCCTGCAAAATCCGAGGATGATGCCGACCGGCGGCCGGTGACCGTACTTTTTGCGGACCTCTGCGGCTTCACGACATTGAGCGAGCAGATCGATCCCGAAGTCATGCGGATGCTGCAGAACGAATTGTTCGAGGAGATGACCCAGGCAGTCGAGGCCTATGGCGGCTTCGTCGACAAGTTCGTCGGCGACGCGCTGCTGGCCCTGTTCGGTGCGCCGGTTGCCCATGAAGACGATCCGGTGCGGGCACTGAATGCAGCACTCGACATGATCGAGCGGGCGACGCAGGTCGGCGAGCGCTGGCAATCGCGTGCCGGCGTCCCACTGCGGCTGCATATCGGCATCAACAGCGGTCCCGTCGTCACCGGCGGCTTCGGTGCCGTCAGCACCAAATCCTATTCCGTGACAGGCGACACGGTGAACACAGCCCAACGGCTGCAATCCATGGCCGGCGAAAACGACATCCTCGTCGGACCGCTGACCTGTCGCCTCACCCGCCATGCCTTCGCCTTCGACAGCCTCGGTGCCCAAGCCTTACGCGGCAAAAGCGGCAATGTGCTTGTCCATCGGCTGACGGGACCGCTGGAGGCGCCGCATGCGGCGCGCGGGCTCGAAAGTTTCGGCCTTCAGGCACCGATGATCGGGCGGGATGCGGAATTGTCGCGGCTTTTGACCTGCCTCGACCTTGCCCGCGGGGGTGCGGCGCAGCTTGTCCGCCTCATCGGCGAAGCGGGTATCGGCAAGTCGCGGCTGGTCAACGAGTTCATCGGCATTGCCGGCGACACGGCCCGCTTTCCGGGCCTCGCCATCCGCAAGGCGACCTGCTCGCCTCTCGGCGAACAATCCTATGGGACGCTTGCCGCGGTGGTGCGCAGCGCCTACGGCATCGGCGAGCGCGACAATCTTGACAGGATGCGACAATTGCTGGCGACGGGATTCCGCGCGCTCGATCTCACGCAGGAGGATATAGACGGGCTTCTGCCGCTTTTCCTGCATGTTCTCGGCCTGGGTGACCCCGGCGGAGCGTTGCGCCATATCGAGCCGGAACAATTGCGCCGCCAGATCTTCTATGCGGTCCGCACCGTCTTCGAGCGGCGGCTGGCGCAAGGACCTTTACTGCTGGTCATCGAGGATCTGCATTGGGCCGATGCCGCTTCGCTGGAAGTGCTTCGCTTCATGATGGATCGGCTGGAACGCAGCCGGCTCATGCTGCTGGCGATCTACCGGCCGACGTCGCAGATCGACCCGCTGGATTCCAATCGGGTCAGCGTCACAGTGCAGCGTCTCGGCCCACTCGCCGCCGCCGACGGGCGGAAGCTGCTCGCCGCCTTTTTCGGCGAGAGCCATGGCAGGCTGCCGGTTGCGATGTGTCAGCGCATCCTTGATCGAGCCGGCGGCAATCCGCTCTTTATTGAGGAAATCCTTCGGGGATTGATCGATATGGGCAGACTACAGAATGACGGTCAGCGCTGGCGAATTGCGGCCGAAGACACGGATGTCGATATTCCGGTCAATCTGCAGACCCTGCTGCTTGCCCGTGTCGATCGCCTGCCGCAAGAGATCAGACGGTTGGCGCAGGAGGCGGCGGTGGTCGGCCCGAAATTCGACACCGCCCTGCTCCACACCATCGCAACCGACCCGGCAGCCATCGATGCTGCGTTGGATTATCTCTGCGATGCCGATATCATCGAAGAATTGCGTGGGCCGGATGCCGGGGCCTCGCCCACCTATCGTTTCAGCCAATCGCTGTTGCATGACGTCATCTACCATAATCTCCTGCTGCAGCGGCGCATGGAGCTGCATCACCGGATCGGCCGGGCTCTGGAGCGCCAATATGGCTCGACGCCGGACCGGCCCGAGCATCTGGCGCAGCTCGGCCATCATTTCAGCCTGACGACAGAGAAGGCAAAAGGTGCCGCCTATCTGATGGCCGCGGGCGATCTGGCGCGCAAGACCTATGCCAATGACGACGCGATGCGCCTTTATCGCCAGGCACTCGCCACCTTCGCAAACGAACCGAAGGTAACACCAGAACAATCGGCGCTCCTGGAGCGTCTTGCTGATCTCTACGGCCCTGCCGGTCGCCGCGACGCGGCGTTAGATCATTATCAACGAGCGCTGGCAATCCATCGTACCGGAGACGATCGGATGGCGGCAGCGAGGATATTGCGCAAGATCGGCCGGCTGCATCTGGACGCCGGGCGCCGCGATCAGGCGGAAGCGCATTGCGCCGAGGCCGAAGCGATGATCGCGATGGTCGACGCGCCGGTCGAGCACGCGCATCTCTTACAGGAGCGCGGCCATCTGGCCTTCCGCATGGGCGACCAGGCCGCAGCCGCTGAATGGGCGACGCAGGCCCTGCAGCGGCTGGAGATGCTGCCCATCGACGGAACGACCGAGGCAGGACGGGAGGCGGCCCGCGCCATGGCGGAGGCGCTGAACACCAAGGGCGTGGCACTTGCGCGGCTCGGCCGCCGCCGCGATGCCGTGCAGGAAGTGGAGCGCAGCCTCACCGTCGCCGAAAAGGCCGATCTGCAAAGTGCTGCCTGTCGCGCCTATTCCAACCTCGGCGTGCTCTACACCATCGTCGATCCGGCTCACGCCATCAAGATCTGCCGGCAGGGGCTGGAGGTCGCGACCCGCATCGGCGATCTCGGCTTCCAGGCGCGCCTTCTCGCCAACCTTGCCGTTTCCTGCTGCACCTTCACCGACCGCTGCGCCGTCGAGGGCGTGCCGGCAGCGGAGAAGGCGGTGGAAATCGACCAGGCGCTCGATCAGCGTGACCACCTTTCCGTGCCCCTGATCGTCCTTGGGCAGATCCATCAATGCCACGGGCAGCCGAAGCTGGCCCGCAAGTATTACGAGGAAGCTCTTGAGGTCGCGAAGGAGATCGATGAACCTCAATTGCTCTTTCCATGCTATGATGGCTTGGCGACACTGAGCCTTGAACATGACGACCTGGCCGAAGCGGAGCGGTTTTTCACGCTGGCACAGGATGTGTGCATGCGCCACAACCTCGATCCAGGAACACTCGTCGTATTGCCGTTTCTCGACTGA
- a CDS encoding HD domain-containing protein has product MNTDKMTRAFAPFEALAADLIPHAADGDDGSHDIAHILRVFRNAMAIQAEEGGNARILAAAVLLHDCVAVEKNSPQRAQASRLAAEKASGILQQLGWADDDIAAAAHAITTHSFSANLSPETLEAKILQDADRLDAIGMVGAARCFYIAGRLGSGLYDPFDPLATERPLDDKRFAIDHFETKLFKLADGFQTETGARFAGARHDRLKTVLAMFIDEI; this is encoded by the coding sequence ATGAATACTGACAAGATGACGCGAGCCTTTGCCCCGTTCGAAGCGCTGGCTGCGGATCTCATTCCCCACGCCGCGGATGGCGATGACGGTTCGCACGATATTGCCCATATCCTGCGCGTCTTCCGCAATGCCATGGCCATCCAGGCCGAAGAAGGCGGCAATGCGCGCATTCTCGCCGCGGCCGTGCTGCTGCATGATTGCGTCGCCGTCGAAAAGAATTCGCCGCAGCGCGCGCAGGCCTCGCGGCTTGCGGCCGAGAAAGCTTCGGGCATTCTGCAGCAGCTCGGCTGGGCAGACGACGACATTGCCGCTGCTGCGCATGCGATCACCACACATAGTTTCTCCGCCAACCTGTCGCCGGAAACACTCGAAGCGAAGATCCTGCAGGATGCCGACCGGCTGGATGCGATCGGCATGGTGGGCGCTGCGCGTTGTTTCTATATTGCCGGGCGTCTCGGCTCCGGTCTCTACGACCCCTTCGATCCGCTTGCGACAGAGCGGCCGCTTGACGACAAGCGCTTCGCCATTGACCATTTCGAGACAAAGCTGTTCAAACTGGCTGATGGATTCCAGACCGAGACCGGAGCCAGGTTTGCCGGAGCACGACACGACCGGCTGAAAACCGTGCTGGCAATGTTCATTGACGAAATCTGA
- a CDS encoding Crp/Fnr family transcriptional regulator, with protein MAKAAATVHGRRTPCQQCPLRSLPHFREFDRDELNFISGFKKGELLVDAGATIFLEGAHSAHLFTILSGWGFRYKTLEDGRRQILNYVMPGDLIGLQGSIMGEMQHSTEALSPVSLCVFERTELMTLYNSHASLAYDLTWIASREERILDEHLLSIGRRSAMERAAYLIAYLHQRASTLRLFNGSKVIPITQQHVADTLGLSVVHTNKTLKKLAARGLLLWQERGCEVLDGKGLAELAGWDGFDSGKRPFI; from the coding sequence ATGGCGAAGGCAGCAGCGACGGTGCATGGACGACGCACGCCCTGCCAGCAATGTCCGCTGAGATCACTGCCGCATTTCCGGGAATTCGATCGCGACGAGCTGAATTTCATCAGCGGCTTCAAGAAGGGTGAGCTTCTTGTCGATGCCGGTGCCACGATCTTCCTCGAAGGCGCGCATAGCGCTCACCTTTTCACCATCCTCTCCGGCTGGGGTTTTCGATACAAGACGCTGGAGGATGGCCGCCGCCAGATTCTGAACTACGTGATGCCCGGCGATCTTATCGGATTGCAGGGGTCGATCATGGGGGAGATGCAGCATTCGACGGAAGCGCTCTCGCCAGTATCGCTCTGTGTTTTCGAGCGCACGGAGTTGATGACGCTCTATAATTCTCATGCCTCGCTGGCCTATGATCTGACCTGGATCGCATCGCGTGAGGAGCGGATTCTCGATGAGCATCTGCTGAGCATTGGCCGCCGCTCCGCGATGGAGCGGGCCGCTTATCTCATTGCATATCTGCACCAGCGCGCCAGCACTCTGCGCCTTTTCAACGGCAGCAAGGTTATCCCCATCACGCAGCAGCATGTCGCCGATACACTCGGCCTTTCCGTCGTCCATACCAATAAGACTTTGAAAAAGCTGGCGGCCCGAGGGTTGCTCCTTTGGCAGGAGAGGGGCTGCGAGGTTCTGGATGGGAAGGGGCTTGCAGAACTTGCGGGCTGGGACGGTTTTGATTCGGGCAAGCGCCCCTTCATCTAG
- a CDS encoding DUF2339 domain-containing protein, producing the protein MELLPLVILIVGVVVLRGHNLRIKQLEARVQELQNALEGKVLTPDTGESIPAAYAVAQPMDDEPKVAIEDTSTPEIEAPALAARNIADAGQEEDAPLASQTSTPPKESLESTIGARWAVWVGGIALALGGIFMVKYSIESGLLSPGVRLALAALFGLVLIAAGEVIRRRAAPVPNSAFQNAMIPGVLTAAGVVALFGSTYAAHAIYEFIGPATAFILLALISLATLGLSLLHGQALAGLGLLASMATPALVASTAPRPWILFGYLVLTWLATLLASRLRRWLIAPSLANGLLSLWPLLYITFSPVVDLAPVTLSMLAMIGGTIFLWPGRYAVSEAVKEDATTAPAEEAPQRVSSGMEWAAFLARQPLGMTLTAAIGALTVSLCIVSFGLRYGYPIVDATFMFAAIVAAVAAFGAGRLHAAWATILSALVAIVGTSGILTNWIAGIESTADGTASLQSTVLHEVLGLGALFVLIGAFFLRRFAEAEKPYAALWSLVMAATPLAIATISFVNFGNWTLDWLHGLYGIGLALVLIGLAEWQDRSDGEGLKLPTNILAAGSFAAAVFALHTLAHHASATILLPVLGIAYLLAGRLRNWPVLPWTMVAALVITMGRIAWQPTIVDPSELGTTPVFNMLLAGYGIPAALAVLAAFITRHSPSLRLRNALQALACFLVLLMIAILVRHAMNGGVLNDAAPTLGEQSIYTLLAIGASATLMALDLSAASPVFRYGGMALGVISVAMILTLHLLGLNPFMTGESTGRIPLFNLLLLAYLLPAAAYGGLALFARNRRPLPYVAMLAVAAAVMAFAWATLSVRRFWQGEYIPFWNGFIQGELYSYSVVWLLIGIALLGLGARFEARSLRIASAVLVFIAVVKAFLIDMANLEGFLRALSFIGLGAVLIGIGLFYQKILTRKKATE; encoded by the coding sequence ATGGAATTGTTGCCGCTCGTCATCCTGATTGTCGGTGTCGTGGTATTGCGGGGCCACAACCTACGGATAAAGCAGCTTGAGGCACGCGTTCAGGAGCTGCAAAACGCTCTCGAGGGCAAGGTGCTGACGCCGGATACGGGCGAATCGATTCCGGCGGCTTATGCCGTCGCGCAACCCATGGACGACGAACCGAAAGTCGCGATCGAAGATACTTCCACGCCCGAAATCGAGGCGCCCGCTCTCGCCGCACGCAACATTGCGGATGCGGGCCAGGAAGAAGACGCTCCTCTTGCGAGCCAGACCTCCACCCCACCGAAGGAAAGCCTGGAAAGCACCATCGGCGCACGTTGGGCGGTCTGGGTCGGCGGCATCGCCTTGGCACTCGGCGGCATCTTCATGGTGAAATATTCGATCGAAAGCGGCCTTCTCAGCCCCGGCGTGCGTCTGGCTCTTGCGGCACTCTTCGGCCTTGTCCTGATTGCCGCGGGCGAAGTGATCCGCCGCCGCGCCGCGCCGGTTCCGAACAGCGCCTTTCAGAATGCGATGATCCCTGGCGTCTTGACGGCAGCCGGTGTCGTCGCCCTGTTCGGCTCGACCTATGCGGCGCATGCCATCTACGAATTCATCGGCCCCGCAACCGCCTTCATTCTTCTCGCGCTGATCTCGCTTGCCACGCTCGGACTATCGCTGCTGCACGGGCAGGCGCTTGCTGGCCTCGGCCTGCTGGCGTCGATGGCGACCCCTGCCCTCGTCGCTTCCACCGCGCCACGGCCCTGGATACTCTTCGGCTATCTCGTTCTGACCTGGCTTGCGACCCTTTTGGCGTCGCGCCTGCGTCGCTGGCTGATCGCGCCATCCCTAGCAAATGGGCTTCTGAGCCTCTGGCCGCTGCTCTACATTACCTTCAGCCCGGTCGTCGATCTCGCGCCGGTCACGCTTTCCATGCTGGCCATGATCGGCGGCACCATCTTCTTGTGGCCGGGACGCTATGCAGTCTCGGAAGCAGTGAAAGAAGACGCAACAACGGCACCAGCCGAAGAGGCGCCTCAGCGAGTAAGCTCCGGTATGGAATGGGCGGCATTTCTCGCCCGACAACCCCTCGGCATGACGCTGACGGCCGCGATCGGTGCGCTCACGGTATCACTCTGCATCGTCAGCTTCGGCCTTCGATATGGTTATCCCATTGTCGATGCGACGTTCATGTTTGCGGCGATCGTCGCAGCGGTTGCGGCCTTCGGCGCCGGCCGCCTGCATGCAGCCTGGGCAACGATCCTGTCCGCGCTCGTCGCCATCGTCGGCACGTCCGGCATTCTGACCAACTGGATCGCCGGGATCGAATCCACGGCGGATGGAACCGCCAGCCTGCAGAGCACGGTGCTCCATGAGGTCCTCGGCCTCGGCGCCCTCTTCGTACTGATCGGCGCCTTCTTCCTCCGGCGCTTCGCCGAGGCGGAGAAGCCATATGCCGCTCTCTGGAGCCTTGTCATGGCCGCCACGCCGCTGGCGATCGCGACGATCAGCTTCGTCAACTTCGGCAACTGGACACTCGACTGGCTGCATGGGCTGTACGGCATCGGACTGGCGCTGGTTCTCATCGGACTTGCGGAATGGCAGGATCGTAGCGACGGAGAAGGGTTGAAGCTGCCGACGAACATCCTCGCGGCCGGCTCGTTTGCCGCGGCAGTCTTCGCCCTGCATACGCTTGCGCATCATGCCTCCGCGACGATCCTGCTGCCGGTTCTCGGCATCGCCTATCTGCTGGCCGGGCGCCTGCGCAATTGGCCCGTTCTGCCATGGACCATGGTTGCCGCGCTTGTCATCACTATGGGGCGCATCGCCTGGCAACCGACGATCGTCGATCCCTCGGAGCTCGGCACGACACCGGTCTTCAACATGCTGCTTGCCGGCTACGGCATTCCGGCCGCCCTTGCCGTCCTTGCGGCGTTCATCACGCGTCATTCGCCAAGCCTGCGACTGCGCAACGCTTTGCAGGCGCTCGCCTGCTTCCTCGTACTGCTAATGATCGCCATACTCGTACGCCATGCCATGAACGGCGGCGTTCTGAACGATGCGGCTCCAACGCTCGGGGAACAGTCGATCTATACGCTGTTGGCAATCGGTGCTTCCGCAACGCTGATGGCGCTCGATCTCAGCGCCGCGAGCCCTGTCTTCCGCTATGGCGGCATGGCCCTCGGCGTCATTTCGGTCGCAATGATCCTCACGCTGCATCTGCTGGGACTGAACCCGTTCATGACAGGCGAGAGCACGGGTCGCATCCCACTCTTCAATCTGCTGCTGCTTGCCTATCTTCTGCCCGCTGCCGCCTATGGCGGATTGGCGCTCTTTGCCCGCAACCGGCGTCCTCTCCCCTATGTCGCAATGCTGGCTGTCGCGGCGGCCGTGATGGCCTTTGCATGGGCGACATTGTCTGTGCGTCGCTTCTGGCAGGGCGAGTACATTCCCTTCTGGAACGGCTTCATCCAGGGCGAGCTCTATTCCTATTCCGTCGTTTGGCTGCTGATCGGCATCGCACTTCTCGGGCTCGGCGCCCGCTTCGAGGCCCGGAGCCTGCGCATCGCCTCGGCGGTGCTCGTCTTCATCGCCGTCGTCAAGGCCTTCCTCATCGACATGGCGAATCTCGAAGGCTTCCTGCGCGCCCTCTCCTTCATCGGCCTCGGCGCAGTGCTGATCGGTATCGGCCTGTTCTACCAAAAGATCCTGACGCGTAAGAAGGCGACGGAATGA
- the recO gene encoding DNA repair protein RecO, which produces MQWQDHAIILGVKRLGETSVVAEVMTRGRGRHMGLVRSGRSRAMQPVLQAGNLVEVTWRARLHEHLGEFRMEPVTLRAARLMETATAVYGVQAMAALLRLLPERDPHPHLYDALDVILENLQNPADAGELFVRFELAVLNDLGFGLDLTECAATGVREDLAFVSPKSGRAVCRAAGMPWADKMLALPPFLSTGAVVAADMESLAAAFRLTGFFLHRHVYEPRGIEIAAAREGFIQAAMKALHAVSPERPAIAAKR; this is translated from the coding sequence ATGCAATGGCAGGACCATGCGATCATTCTGGGTGTCAAACGTCTCGGCGAGACCAGTGTCGTCGCTGAGGTGATGACGCGTGGCCGCGGCCGCCATATGGGGCTGGTGCGATCCGGCCGCTCGCGTGCCATGCAGCCGGTGCTGCAGGCCGGCAATCTCGTCGAGGTCACGTGGCGGGCCAGGCTGCATGAGCATCTCGGCGAGTTTCGCATGGAGCCGGTCACGCTCAGGGCCGCGCGGCTGATGGAGACCGCGACCGCCGTCTATGGCGTGCAGGCAATGGCCGCATTGCTGCGGCTCTTGCCGGAGCGTGATCCGCATCCGCATCTCTACGATGCGCTCGATGTCATTCTGGAAAACCTCCAGAATCCCGCCGATGCCGGTGAACTCTTCGTGCGCTTTGAACTTGCCGTGTTGAACGATCTAGGCTTCGGCCTCGACTTGACCGAATGCGCGGCAACCGGCGTGCGCGAGGATTTGGCTTTCGTTTCGCCGAAGAGCGGGCGGGCCGTCTGCCGCGCGGCCGGCATGCCCTGGGCGGACAAGATGCTGGCACTGCCGCCGTTTCTATCGACGGGAGCCGTGGTTGCCGCCGATATGGAGAGCCTTGCGGCGGCCTTCCGCTTGACCGGCTTCTTCCTGCATCGCCATGTCTACGAACCGCGCGGCATAGAGATCGCCGCTGCGCGCGAGGGCTTTATTCAGGCCGCGATGAAGGCGCTGCATGCGGTGTCGCCGGAGCGGCCGGCCATTGCAGCCAAGAGATAG